The Campylobacter concisus genome has a window encoding:
- a CDS encoding TRAP transporter substrate-binding protein — translation MNKFLLASLGLAALACAAMGDDKVYKLKLATSWESTMPVLGDVPKELKEKVEKMSNGRIEIRIDYPSKHKSPFAMLDFAKSGQYDIGYTASYYYKGKDPKTMFFTATPFMMNTDEQTAWYEFGGGKELEAKVFDPYNIKIFRAGNTGMQMGGWFKKEIKSVDDIKGLKIRIPGFGGEIYAKLGANINTIPTGELYMALEMGTIDSVEWVSPAYDMALGFHKVAKYYYTGWQEPNGETQFFFNKNAYEKLPDDLKAIFEAAAAEVARDVNTKVFYANVEYWDKMKAEYPDIQVKSFPPEVIAALKKATNELLDEESAKDPLFKEIVESQRAFLKKAREWTKISDYAYIKTNEEK, via the coding sequence ATGAATAAATTTTTATTAGCGTCTCTTGGTCTAGCAGCTCTTGCTTGCGCTGCCATGGGAGATGACAAAGTCTATAAGCTCAAGCTTGCAACCTCATGGGAAAGCACTATGCCAGTGCTTGGTGACGTGCCAAAAGAGCTAAAAGAGAAGGTCGAAAAGATGAGTAACGGCCGCATCGAGATCAGGATCGACTACCCATCAAAACACAAGTCGCCTTTTGCGATGCTTGACTTTGCAAAGAGCGGTCAATACGACATCGGCTACACAGCTAGCTACTACTACAAAGGCAAAGACCCTAAGACAATGTTCTTTACAGCGACACCATTTATGATGAATACCGACGAGCAAACAGCTTGGTATGAATTTGGCGGCGGCAAAGAGCTAGAGGCGAAAGTTTTTGACCCATATAACATCAAAATTTTTAGAGCTGGCAACACTGGCATGCAAATGGGCGGCTGGTTTAAAAAAGAGATCAAGTCAGTTGATGATATCAAAGGCTTAAAGATCAGAATTCCAGGCTTTGGCGGCGAAATTTACGCTAAACTTGGCGCAAATATCAACACTATCCCAACTGGCGAGCTTTACATGGCGCTTGAGATGGGCACGATCGACTCAGTCGAGTGGGTAAGCCCAGCTTATGACATGGCACTTGGCTTCCACAAAGTGGCAAAATACTACTACACAGGCTGGCAAGAGCCAAACGGCGAAACTCAGTTTTTCTTCAACAAAAATGCGTATGAAAAACTTCCAGATGATCTAAAAGCTATCTTTGAAGCGGCTGCTGCTGAGGTGGCAAGAGATGTGAATACTAAGGTATTTTACGCAAACGTAGAGTACTGGGACAAGATGAAGGCTGAGTACCCAGACATCCAAGTAAAATCTTTCCCACCAGAGGTCATAGCAGCTCTTAAAAAGGCTACAAACGAGCTACTTGATGAAGAGAGCGCAAAAGATCCACTATTTAAAGAGATCGTCGAGTCTCAAAGAGCTTTCCTCAAAAAAGCAAGAGAGTGGACTAAAATTTCTGACTACGCTTACATCAAAACAAACGAAGAGAAATAA
- a CDS encoding SPOR domain-containing protein — MENEELKDILLEKDDEAKGAKLKKLLMFIAALVILFLIIIVAMKIINSGDSTQAQNEADSRLVLPPVPAEQPVDTQVPAQDTNSDVKKGDTQLFEQVPIVPENKQQDDFEDMIKKLKDKEGAKSAPKTEEPKEAVKAVEHPAEAPKKAETKVEASAKKAETKSEAKAEKKAEAKPAKTEAKTEKKAETKAEKKPETKVEKKAEAPAKAEKVEKKAETPAKAESVAKGSYVQVFATSKFNPNADYMKKIAAKGYSYKTIKAGELTKILVGPFDEKGLQKAVNDIRKDVNKDAFIFRAK; from the coding sequence ATGGAAAACGAAGAGTTAAAAGATATACTTTTAGAAAAGGATGATGAGGCAAAGGGTGCTAAACTAAAGAAACTTCTTATGTTTATAGCAGCTCTTGTTATACTATTTTTAATCATCATCGTAGCCATGAAGATTATAAACTCAGGCGACTCGACACAAGCACAAAATGAAGCTGACTCAAGACTAGTTCTGCCTCCAGTGCCAGCAGAGCAGCCAGTCGATACTCAGGTGCCTGCACAAGATACAAATTCAGATGTTAAAAAAGGCGATACCCAGCTTTTCGAGCAAGTGCCTATCGTGCCTGAAAATAAGCAACAAGATGATTTTGAAGATATGATCAAAAAGCTAAAAGATAAAGAAGGCGCAAAATCAGCTCCTAAAACTGAAGAGCCAAAAGAGGCGGTAAAAGCTGTCGAGCATCCAGCTGAAGCACCTAAAAAAGCTGAAACAAAGGTAGAGGCTTCAGCTAAAAAAGCTGAAACTAAGAGCGAAGCTAAAGCAGAGAAAAAAGCTGAAGCAAAGCCAGCTAAAACTGAGGCAAAAACAGAGAAGAAAGCTGAAACTAAAGCTGAGAAAAAACCTGAAACAAAGGTAGAGAAAAAGGCTGAAGCTCCTGCAAAAGCAGAAAAAGTAGAGAAAAAAGCTGAAACTCCAGCAAAAGCTGAGAGCGTCGCAAAAGGCTCTTATGTTCAAGTATTTGCAACTAGTAAATTTAACCCAAATGCCGACTATATGAAAAAAATAGCAGCCAAAGGCTATAGCTACAAAACTATAAAAGCTGGCGAGCTAACTAAAATTTTAGTTGGTCCATTTGATGAAAAAGGGCTACAAAAAGCTGTAAATGACATAAGAAAAGATGTCAATAAAGACGCTTTTATCTTTAGAGCAAAATGA
- a CDS encoding serine hydroxymethyltransferase, which produces MSLQSYDKEIFDLVNLELKRQCDHLEMIASENFTYPDVMEVMGSILTNKYAEGYPGKRYYGGCEFVDEIEQIAIDRCKELFGCEFANVQPNSGSQANQGVYGALLNPGDKILGMDLSHGGHLTHGAKVSSSGKMYESFFYGVELDGRINYDRVMDIAKIVKPKMIVCGASAYTREIEFKKFREIADAVGAILFADVAHIAGLVVAGEHQNPFPHCDVVSSTTHKTLRGPRGGIIMTNNEEYAKKINSSIFPGIQGGPLVHVIAAKAVGFKHNLSPEWKIYAKQVKANAKKLGEVLISRGFDLVSGGTDNHLILMSFLNREFSGKDADIALGNAGITVNKNTVPGETRSPFITSGIRVGSPALTARGMKESEFELIANKIADVLSDINNASLQEKIKGELKELAHKFIIYDKATF; this is translated from the coding sequence ATGAGTTTGCAAAGCTACGATAAAGAAATTTTTGACCTAGTAAATTTAGAGTTAAAGCGCCAGTGCGACCATCTAGAAATGATCGCTAGTGAAAATTTCACTTATCCAGATGTTATGGAGGTTATGGGCTCAATCCTAACAAACAAATACGCTGAGGGCTACCCTGGCAAGAGGTATTATGGTGGCTGTGAATTTGTCGATGAGATCGAGCAAATCGCGATTGATAGATGCAAAGAGCTCTTTGGATGCGAATTTGCAAACGTTCAACCAAACTCAGGCTCTCAGGCAAACCAAGGCGTTTATGGTGCTTTGCTTAATCCAGGTGATAAAATTTTAGGCATGGATCTAAGTCACGGCGGACACCTAACTCACGGCGCAAAGGTAAGCAGCTCTGGCAAGATGTATGAGAGCTTTTTTTATGGCGTCGAGCTTGATGGTCGCATAAACTACGATAGAGTTATGGATATCGCAAAGATAGTAAAACCAAAAATGATCGTTTGTGGCGCTAGCGCATACACAAGAGAGATCGAGTTTAAGAAATTTAGAGAGATAGCTGACGCTGTTGGCGCGATACTCTTTGCAGACGTTGCTCACATAGCGGGTCTTGTGGTAGCCGGTGAGCATCAAAATCCTTTCCCGCACTGCGACGTCGTAAGCTCAACTACGCATAAAACTCTAAGAGGCCCAAGAGGCGGCATCATCATGACAAACAACGAAGAGTACGCTAAAAAGATAAACTCTTCTATCTTCCCAGGCATCCAGGGCGGACCACTAGTTCATGTCATCGCTGCAAAGGCAGTTGGCTTTAAGCACAACCTTAGCCCTGAGTGGAAAATTTACGCCAAACAAGTAAAAGCAAACGCTAAAAAACTTGGCGAAGTGCTAATAAGCAGAGGCTTTGATCTAGTAAGCGGTGGCACTGACAACCACCTTATATTAATGAGCTTCTTAAACCGCGAATTTAGCGGAAAAGACGCGGACATCGCTCTTGGAAATGCTGGCATAACTGTAAATAAAAACACAGTCCCAGGCGAGACAAGAAGTCCGTTTATCACAAGCGGCATACGTGTAGGCAGCCCAGCTCTAACAGCTCGTGGCATGAAAGAATCTGAGTTTGAGCTAATAGCAAACAAGATCGCTGACGTGCTAAGCGACATCAACAACGCATCTTTACAAGAGAAGATCAAGGGCGAGTTAAAAGAGCTAGCTCATAAATTTATAATCTACGATAAAGCGACATTTTGA
- a CDS encoding beta-ketoacyl synthase N-terminal-like domain-containing protein, with protein MIYVSKPAIISAAGSSSDENLSSLLSGKRFLSKSSEFHPQNEFLVGKFNGVLPSFLSKTKEHFKTRTNALLLSTMLEIGDEIKRAIKKYGKSRVGVVLGTTTSGVEENFEPFKGYIATGFFDKSRFGINRNCLANVAEFVSDFYELSGPSYCVSTACTSGVKAVIEAKRLIESELCDAVICGGVDSLNTLTINGFNSLSILSSAPSQAFSKNREGINIGEGAGLFLLSSDEISNVAVASSASNCDAFHMTQPDFSAKMAVNCIESALKRAGMRGVDYVNLHGTGTQANDKMEAKAVNLTLNATYASTLKPQIGHTLGAAGAIESAICAMLCMEENSTLPPHVYDGEYDESLEAINLVKSGTKFDVKTAMSLSFAFGGDNAAIIFKRVR; from the coding sequence TTGATATACGTTAGCAAACCAGCCATTATCAGCGCCGCAGGTAGCAGTAGTGATGAAAATTTAAGCTCGCTTTTAAGTGGCAAGAGATTTTTAAGCAAAAGCTCTGAATTTCACCCGCAAAATGAGTTTTTGGTGGGTAAATTTAATGGCGTTTTGCCTAGCTTTTTAAGCAAAACCAAAGAGCACTTCAAAACTCGCACCAACGCCTTGCTTTTAAGCACGATGCTAGAGATTGGTGATGAGATAAAAAGAGCGATAAAAAAATATGGCAAAAGCCGTGTGGGAGTAGTTCTTGGCACTACAACAAGCGGTGTTGAGGAGAATTTCGAGCCATTTAAAGGCTATATCGCGACTGGATTTTTTGATAAAAGCAGGTTTGGCATAAACAGAAACTGCCTTGCAAATGTGGCTGAATTCGTAAGTGACTTTTACGAGCTTAGCGGCCCAAGCTACTGCGTATCGACTGCGTGTACCTCGGGCGTTAAGGCGGTTATTGAGGCAAAAAGGCTAATTGAAAGCGAGCTTTGTGATGCGGTCATTTGTGGCGGAGTAGACAGCCTAAATACGCTTACGATAAACGGCTTTAACTCGCTTAGCATCCTAAGTAGCGCCCCAAGTCAGGCCTTTTCTAAAAATAGAGAGGGGATAAATATCGGCGAGGGTGCTGGGCTATTTTTGCTAAGCAGTGATGAAATTTCAAATGTCGCAGTCGCTAGCTCTGCCTCAAACTGCGACGCTTTTCATATGACGCAGCCTGATTTTAGTGCGAAAATGGCGGTAAATTGCATAGAGAGCGCGCTAAAAAGAGCTGGCATGCGCGGTGTGGATTATGTAAATTTGCATGGCACCGGCACGCAGGCAAATGATAAAATGGAGGCAAAAGCTGTAAATTTAACGCTTAATGCCACATATGCAAGCACGCTAAAGCCACAGATTGGTCACACGCTTGGGGCTGCTGGAGCAATAGAAAGCGCCATTTGTGCCATGCTTTGCATGGAGGAAAATAGCACCTTGCCGCCACACGTTTATGACGGCGAGTATGATGAGAGCTTGGAGGCTATAAATTTAGTAAAAAGTGGCACGAAATTTGACGTAAAAACAGCGATGTCGCTATCTTTTGCCTTTGGCGGAGATAACGCCGCGATAATATTTAAAAGAGTGAGATGA
- a CDS encoding thioester dehydrase: MMISDYLPHSSAITLIDEILEFIPCESIKVRSVINDQNPFLEDGKFMTQKAIEMMAQSLGIYDSKMRELRGEKAIFGFLLGSRKFEIFRPYFKVGDEIVIVSKCSIQDESGFGVYDSELFVNGELGARAVLNVMSPDEEFVKKALSE; this comes from the coding sequence ATGATGATAAGTGATTATTTGCCGCACAGCAGCGCCATAACCTTGATCGATGAAATTTTGGAATTTATCCCTTGCGAGAGCATAAAAGTAAGAAGCGTGATAAATGATCAAAATCCATTTTTAGAAGATGGTAAATTTATGACGCAAAAGGCAATAGAGATGATGGCTCAAAGTCTTGGCATCTACGACTCCAAGATGCGTGAGCTAAGGGGCGAGAAGGCGATATTTGGCTTTTTGCTTGGCAGTAGAAAATTTGAAATTTTTAGGCCGTATTTTAAAGTGGGCGATGAGATAGTGATCGTCTCAAAGTGCTCCATTCAAGATGAGAGTGGATTTGGCGTTTATGACAGCGAGCTTTTTGTAAATGGCGAGCTTGGCGCAAGGGCGGTTTTAAACGTGATGAGCCCTGATGAAGAATTTGTAAAAAAGGCACTTAGTGAGTAA
- a CDS encoding ABC transporter substrate-binding protein, with product MLSGELLKSHFAKFDLVAMLSEFFEQSCFDKEKFKVLRRDGFKSLDKSQRYELLKIADFKAHLDAKFQGFLRELMRSKILVVSGVEYKFGELEIYTCFDANTYKRSCEAGEIYFHNFGFDISFKSEPALYGGILVRSLKPLKERNFIFGPRKCALHILNSKISNLNFDLKEADFREDEVAFTPRIRSFKDESKLQNDALRAVSGEFIEALESVKEYKKRVENAYKKG from the coding sequence ATGCTATCAGGTGAGCTACTTAAAAGCCATTTTGCTAAATTTGATCTAGTGGCAATGCTTAGTGAGTTTTTTGAGCAAAGTTGTTTTGATAAAGAAAAATTTAAAGTACTTAGGCGAGATGGTTTTAAAAGCTTAGATAAGAGCCAAAGATATGAGCTTCTTAAAATAGCGGACTTTAAGGCGCATCTTGACGCCAAATTTCAGGGCTTTTTGCGTGAGCTGATGCGAAGCAAGATCCTCGTTGTAAGCGGCGTGGAGTATAAATTTGGCGAGCTTGAAATTTACACCTGCTTTGATGCTAACACCTACAAAAGATCGTGCGAGGCGGGCGAAATTTACTTTCACAACTTTGGTTTTGACATCTCTTTTAAGAGCGAGCCAGCGCTTTATGGCGGCATTTTGGTAAGGAGTTTAAAGCCATTAAAAGAGCGAAATTTCATCTTTGGACCAAGAAAATGTGCCTTGCATATCTTAAATAGCAAAATAAGTAATTTAAATTTTGATCTAAAAGAGGCTGATTTTAGAGAGGATGAGGTCGCTTTTACGCCAAGGATTAGATCGTTTAAAGATGAGAGTAAGCTTCAAAATGACGCTTTAAGGGCGGTTAGTGGCGAGTTTATAGAGGCACTTGAAAGTGTAAAAGAGTATAAAAAAAGAGTTGAAAATGCCTATAAAAAGGGGTGA
- a CDS encoding DUF1882 domain-containing protein, with amino-acid sequence MQSIDTSLIKIITTHYYIKRDTIVNKIEYKGKIFFDKFEKINEPLTYSVMKDHEDGKSIIAHSLINASDKVENIVFDYNGRTPDRFWHRAQLLLREEGFINFTAYETKTPGHLHLYVHKGHTTLNEACTLANMLSAKLSQKLAKEWRMFPNQDMPKEFNILTLPYNLYQKERGASWSKYM; translated from the coding sequence ATGCAAAGTATTGATACATCTCTTATAAAAATCATCACGACACACTACTACATCAAGCGTGATACGATAGTAAATAAGATAGAGTACAAGGGTAAAATTTTCTTTGATAAATTTGAAAAGATCAACGAACCACTAACGTATAGCGTCATGAAGGACCACGAGGATGGCAAGTCTATCATCGCCCACTCGCTAATCAATGCAAGTGACAAGGTCGAAAATATAGTCTTTGACTACAATGGCAGAACTCCAGATAGATTTTGGCATAGAGCGCAGCTTCTTTTAAGAGAAGAAGGCTTTATAAATTTCACAGCCTACGAGACCAAGACGCCAGGACATTTACACCTTTATGTGCATAAAGGTCACACTACGCTAAATGAAGCTTGCACGCTTGCAAATATGCTAAGTGCAAAGCTCTCACAAAAGCTAGCCAAAGAGTGGAGAATGTTCCCAAATCAAGATATGCCAAAAGAATTTAACATCCTAACTTTGCCATATAACCTCTATCAAAAAGAGCGTGGGGCAAGTTGGTCAAAATATATGTAA
- the pyk gene encoding pyruvate kinase, giving the protein MIKKTKIVATLGPASDNEETMEAMVKAGVNVFRLNFSHGTHEYHKSNIDKIRNIEKRLNKRIGILQDICGPKIRVGKLSEPFYLKAGDELSIYAEDIVGEKIEKGVYRVSLNQPQILPMLKAGEYVYLYDGSIRARVTGEGKEVVKTIIENDGILNSNKGVNFPNTALGIDIITPKDKEDMEFGAKQGVNFVAISFVQDANDVIKARNILKEFGSKAAILSKIEKFDAVENIDDIIAKSDGIMVARGDLGIEVPFYKVPTIQKLIIKKANAASKPVITATQMMLSMAEHETATRAEISDVANAVLDGTDAVMLSEESAIGKNPVAVVEAMSKTIIQTQSIYPYNKFDEFDFFDETDMVANSAASLAVRIKANAILSITGSGKSAIKLARNRTNIDIIAIAHDEQTAHMLTLAWGVTPALVLEKTKLNVLLANVIKKAYDAGYVEHDKTYLVTAGHPTGVEGSTNLIRIIRRDQLDYYLDLATE; this is encoded by the coding sequence ATGATAAAAAAGACGAAAATTGTAGCGACTTTAGGGCCAGCAAGTGACAACGAAGAGACGATGGAGGCGATGGTTAAAGCAGGGGTTAATGTTTTTCGTTTAAATTTTAGCCACGGAACACACGAATACCACAAATCAAACATCGACAAGATAAGAAACATCGAAAAAAGACTAAACAAACGCATAGGCATCTTGCAAGATATCTGCGGTCCAAAGATCAGAGTTGGCAAGCTTAGCGAGCCATTTTACTTAAAAGCTGGCGACGAGCTTAGCATTTATGCCGAGGATATCGTGGGCGAAAAGATCGAAAAGGGCGTTTATAGAGTGAGCCTAAATCAGCCTCAAATTTTACCTATGCTAAAGGCTGGCGAGTACGTCTATCTCTACGATGGCTCGATCAGAGCACGAGTTACAGGCGAGGGCAAAGAGGTGGTAAAAACCATCATCGAAAATGACGGGATTTTAAACTCAAACAAAGGGGTAAATTTCCCAAATACCGCCCTTGGCATCGACATTATCACGCCAAAAGATAAAGAAGATATGGAATTTGGCGCAAAGCAGGGCGTAAATTTCGTTGCTATTAGCTTCGTGCAAGACGCAAATGACGTGATAAAAGCGAGAAATATCTTAAAAGAATTTGGCTCCAAAGCGGCTATCTTGTCTAAGATCGAGAAATTTGACGCGGTCGAAAACATAGACGACATCATCGCAAAGAGTGATGGCATCATGGTAGCTCGTGGCGATCTTGGCATAGAAGTGCCATTTTACAAAGTTCCAACCATACAAAAGCTTATCATCAAAAAGGCAAATGCAGCCAGCAAACCAGTCATCACAGCAACTCAGATGATGCTAAGCATGGCAGAGCATGAAACTGCCACAAGAGCGGAGATCAGCGACGTGGCAAATGCCGTGCTAGACGGCACTGATGCGGTTATGCTAAGTGAGGAGAGCGCGATCGGCAAAAACCCAGTCGCAGTCGTAGAGGCGATGAGCAAAACGATCATCCAGACGCAAAGCATCTATCCATACAATAAATTTGACGAATTTGACTTTTTTGACGAGACTGACATGGTCGCAAATAGCGCAGCTTCGCTAGCCGTGCGTATCAAGGCCAATGCGATACTCTCTATCACAGGCTCAGGCAAATCAGCCATAAAACTAGCTAGAAACCGCACAAATATCGATATCATCGCTATCGCGCACGACGAGCAGACAGCTCACATGCTGACTCTTGCTTGGGGCGTGACGCCAGCGCTCGTGCTTGAAAAAACAAAGCTAAATGTCTTACTTGCAAATGTCATCAAAAAGGCTTACGACGCTGGATATGTCGAGCATGACAAGACCTACCTCGTCACGGCTGGCCACCCAACAGGCGTAGAGGGCAGCACAAACCTCATACGTATCATCAGACGCGACCAGCTTGATTATTACCTAGACCTTGCAACTGAGTAA
- a CDS encoding shikimate dehydrogenase, producing the protein MKTFAVFGDPIAHSVSPRLHNKAIADLALDALYTRVLLKDGNELINKFKSLKLNGANVTLPHKEFALNLADERSEAAQKIGSANTLVLKNEKIYAYNTDAPGFLKAIANFKEAKSAIILGAGGTANALAYALRSQNIDVCILNRSKARLDKFKDHYECFSWDDYKEHKFDLVVNSTSAGLKDDLLPAPKVILDGILKSAKFAFDVIYGKQTPFLKEAKRQNLACKDGADMLLYQAVLALNLFYNSSLDEKRIEISMREALSL; encoded by the coding sequence ATGAAAACCTTCGCAGTTTTTGGAGATCCGATAGCTCACTCGGTATCTCCAAGACTACACAACAAAGCCATTGCCGATCTAGCTCTTGATGCCCTATATACTAGGGTTTTGCTAAAAGATGGCAATGAGCTAATCAATAAATTTAAATCCTTAAAACTAAACGGCGCAAATGTCACGCTCCCACATAAAGAATTTGCTCTAAATTTAGCCGATGAGCGCTCAGAAGCAGCCCAAAAAATAGGCTCTGCAAACACTTTGGTGCTAAAAAATGAAAAAATTTATGCCTACAACACTGACGCACCTGGCTTTTTAAAAGCGATAGCAAATTTCAAAGAGGCAAAAAGCGCCATCATTCTTGGAGCTGGAGGCACAGCAAACGCCCTAGCCTACGCACTTAGATCGCAAAACATAGATGTTTGCATACTAAATAGAAGCAAGGCAAGACTTGATAAATTTAAAGATCATTATGAGTGCTTTAGCTGGGATGATTATAAAGAGCATAAATTTGATCTGGTGGTAAATTCAACCTCAGCAGGGCTAAAAGATGACCTTTTGCCAGCACCAAAAGTGATTTTAGATGGCATTTTAAAAAGCGCTAAATTTGCATTTGATGTTATTTACGGCAAGCAAACGCCATTTTTAAAAGAGGCAAAAAGGCAAAATTTAGCATGTAAAGACGGAGCTGATATGCTCTTGTATCAAGCGGTCTTGGCGTTAAATTTATTTTATAACAGCAGCCTTGATGAGAAAAGGATAGAAATTTCCATGCGAGAGGCTCTTAGTTTATAA
- a CDS encoding 4'-phosphopantetheinyl transferase family protein — MPIKRGEIYLFVGFEAEKFSQKMLDRKDRMKLKKYPNLANSNSFKLSRYLKFRAKKRGKICLSHKENIAVLAISKEKVGIDVEELKERNFDGVIKFCFSKKESEIYASAKDKMQKFYEIYTAKEAVIKAKNLAFSDLASVKFDEMERRYLIINNLFIICLAFKHCKDIIVKFL; from the coding sequence ATGCCTATAAAAAGGGGTGAAATTTATCTTTTTGTTGGCTTTGAGGCTGAGAAATTTAGCCAAAAGATGCTAGATAGAAAAGATCGCATGAAGCTAAAAAAATATCCAAATTTAGCAAATTCAAACTCATTTAAACTCTCTAGATATTTAAAATTTAGAGCAAAAAAACGGGGCAAAATTTGCCTATCTCACAAAGAAAATATCGCCGTTTTGGCTATCTCAAAAGAAAAAGTTGGCATTGATGTGGAGGAGCTAAAAGAGCGAAATTTTGACGGAGTGATCAAATTTTGCTTTAGCAAAAAAGAGAGCGAAATTTACGCGAGTGCCAAAGATAAAATGCAAAAATTTTATGAAATTTATACCGCAAAAGAGGCTGTGATAAAAGCCAAAAATTTAGCCTTTAGCGACCTTGCTAGCGTTAAATTTGACGAGATGGAGAGAAGATACTTGATTATTAATAATCTATTTATCATTTGCCTTGCATTTAAGCATTGCAAAGATATAATTGTTAAATTTTTATGA
- the fabG gene encoding 3-oxoacyl-ACP reductase FabG, whose amino-acid sequence MSKRVLITGSSRGIGASIARRLAGEYEVVLHARSKSDELLKMASELGVKFMTFDVADTAAAKEAIEADMEANGVYYGVILNAGITRDNTFVGLSDEEWFDVIDVNLNGFYNVLRPALMPMIRARKPARIVTLSSVSGVIGNRGQVNYSASKAGIIGASKALAVELASRGITVNCVAPGLIKTDMSEEILNSDFLDEVLKAIPAKRAGEADEVAGLVKFLLSDEASYITRQVVGVNGGLC is encoded by the coding sequence GTGAGTAAGAGAGTATTGATAACTGGATCAAGTAGAGGTATAGGAGCTAGCATCGCTAGGCGCCTTGCTGGTGAATACGAAGTGGTTCTTCATGCAAGAAGTAAGAGTGATGAGCTTTTAAAGATGGCTAGCGAGCTTGGGGTTAAATTTATGACATTTGATGTGGCTGACACTGCTGCGGCAAAAGAGGCCATAGAGGCTGATATGGAGGCAAATGGCGTCTATTATGGCGTTATTTTAAACGCTGGTATAACAAGGGATAATACCTTTGTGGGGCTAAGCGATGAAGAGTGGTTTGACGTGATAGATGTAAATTTAAATGGCTTTTACAACGTCCTAAGACCAGCGCTAATGCCCATGATAAGGGCTAGAAAGCCAGCTAGGATAGTGACGCTAAGCTCTGTTTCAGGGGTTATTGGCAATAGGGGTCAGGTGAATTACTCAGCTAGCAAAGCAGGCATCATAGGAGCTAGCAAAGCCCTTGCAGTCGAGCTTGCAAGCAGAGGCATAACAGTAAACTGCGTGGCACCTGGGCTTATAAAGACAGATATGAGCGAAGAAATTTTAAATAGTGACTTTTTAGACGAAGTGCTAAAGGCCATACCTGCAAAAAGAGCTGGCGAGGCAGACGAGGTGGCTGGACTTGTTAAATTTCTACTAAGCGACGAGGCTAGCTACATCACAAGACAGGTCGTCGGCGTAAATGGAGGACTTTGCTAA